One Novipirellula caenicola genomic region harbors:
- a CDS encoding MMPL family transporter, whose product MHRPVSHRWAQFVTRRWGWVMVAWIVAAVVLRLAAPAWKDIAQDGDFEYLPADLTSVAGGRLLDEAFPGIRSRSQMVFVIGRDEGALKRSDEIVGLDLLRRLYHRLGEVSWQRAIAEGYSGGPPVENTASGHWIKLAREAFTNSIQIDERFYERIADELPKSEPTLTEPRMALAYWDRGHLLEQWGDAIETVEADYEAALILQPNIPSLATPIADRDLGGWSTLLDVLAWEDSIVGPRLRKEGARLAVLQLSSELAATSNIETLEAVQQLIASVERYSMDYTQPGLQVLVTGSAAVGGETLTAARDAIRYTEWITVAMILLILTVVYRAPMLVAIPMISIGFAVVVSMSLVSILTKWSMDGTVPGLDLRVFTTSRIFVVVILFGAGTDYCLFLIARLREEARQTVWPVACRNAVSNVMGALIGSALTTVLGLGTLWIAQFGKFHYTGPIIGICLLVGLLVCTTLTPAMLRALGPKVFWPTKIDIRQPARRSLLGPSSSHASSSAHGGLWGWIALVLTRYPVTALSLGGVLLIVPGIYGLLNERSVTYDLSSQLSHSAASRQGLRLMAKHFNIGEINPVTVLIVRPDDLPHDAVKKNVKQLATKLYAQPGVATVRTADDPMGDFPPDRDMGLLSGDAWRRRALQNHRIAQGYFFSEVPKLKHRLVRLDIIIEGDPFSTETASLVLNLERFLNQLAEDPESTWHGSKVLLAGTTPSIIDLRQVTLSDNRRIKIAVVVAVFLVLVVVLRRIGLSLYLIVTVLISYYATLGLTILFFRAAYGTDYVGLDWKLPLFLFVILVAVGQDYNVYLVTRVLEEQQRLGWLAALRRAVSRTGGIITACGLVMAATFFSMTASVWFPPIATFFGFPSETGAALRGIVELGFALGLGVLIDTFYVRTILVPSFIAIVGKRAAANP is encoded by the coding sequence ATGCACCGTCCTGTTTCGCATCGCTGGGCACAATTCGTCACTCGGCGTTGGGGCTGGGTGATGGTGGCGTGGATTGTTGCCGCGGTGGTGCTTCGCTTGGCCGCGCCGGCGTGGAAGGACATCGCTCAGGACGGTGATTTTGAATACTTGCCCGCGGATCTGACCAGCGTCGCCGGCGGCCGGCTACTCGACGAAGCCTTTCCCGGCATTCGCAGCCGCAGCCAGATGGTGTTTGTGATCGGTCGTGACGAGGGCGCACTAAAACGGTCCGATGAAATCGTCGGGCTCGATCTGCTGCGGCGGCTGTATCACCGGTTGGGCGAAGTCAGTTGGCAGCGTGCGATCGCCGAAGGTTATTCCGGCGGCCCGCCTGTCGAGAATACCGCCTCGGGCCACTGGATCAAACTTGCTCGCGAAGCGTTCACCAATTCGATTCAGATCGATGAGCGGTTCTACGAGCGAATCGCCGATGAGCTGCCCAAATCGGAGCCGACGCTGACCGAGCCGCGGATGGCGTTAGCGTACTGGGATCGCGGTCATCTGTTGGAACAGTGGGGCGACGCGATTGAAACGGTCGAAGCGGACTACGAAGCCGCATTGATCCTGCAGCCCAACATTCCTTCGCTCGCCACGCCGATCGCCGATCGTGATCTTGGAGGCTGGAGCACCTTGTTGGATGTTTTGGCGTGGGAGGATTCGATTGTCGGGCCGCGATTGAGAAAAGAGGGCGCGCGGTTGGCCGTGCTGCAGCTTTCTAGTGAATTGGCGGCGACCAGCAACATTGAAACGCTCGAGGCAGTTCAGCAGTTAATTGCATCGGTGGAACGCTACAGCATGGATTACACGCAGCCAGGATTACAGGTTCTGGTGACCGGGTCGGCTGCGGTAGGCGGAGAAACCTTGACCGCTGCTCGTGATGCGATTCGTTACACCGAGTGGATCACCGTCGCGATGATCTTGCTGATCTTGACCGTCGTGTATCGAGCGCCAATGTTGGTGGCGATCCCGATGATCTCGATCGGATTTGCAGTGGTGGTGTCGATGAGCTTGGTGTCGATTTTGACCAAGTGGTCGATGGACGGCACGGTGCCTGGGTTGGATCTACGGGTGTTCACGACCAGCCGAATTTTTGTCGTCGTGATCTTGTTCGGTGCAGGCACCGATTATTGTTTGTTTCTGATCGCCCGGCTTCGCGAAGAAGCTCGTCAAACGGTGTGGCCGGTGGCCTGCCGCAACGCGGTTTCCAATGTGATGGGGGCGCTGATCGGCAGCGCGCTGACGACCGTATTGGGGTTGGGGACGCTGTGGATTGCTCAATTCGGAAAGTTTCACTACACCGGGCCGATCATCGGCATCTGCTTGTTGGTCGGATTGTTGGTTTGCACGACGCTGACCCCTGCGATGTTGCGAGCCTTGGGGCCAAAAGTGTTCTGGCCCACCAAAATTGACATTCGCCAACCAGCACGTCGATCGCTGCTTGGACCTTCTTCGAGCCATGCATCCAGTTCCGCACACGGCGGATTGTGGGGATGGATTGCGTTGGTGTTGACGCGGTACCCGGTCACCGCATTGTCGCTCGGAGGCGTGTTGTTGATCGTCCCCGGAATCTATGGGCTATTGAACGAACGTTCGGTGACGTATGACTTGAGCAGCCAATTGAGCCACTCGGCCGCCAGCCGCCAAGGGCTGCGTCTGATGGCGAAACATTTCAATATTGGCGAGATCAATCCCGTCACGGTGTTGATCGTTCGTCCCGATGATTTACCGCATGACGCGGTCAAGAAGAACGTCAAACAATTGGCCACCAAATTGTACGCACAGCCTGGGGTGGCAACGGTACGGACCGCGGATGATCCGATGGGGGATTTCCCGCCCGATCGTGACATGGGGCTGCTCAGCGGAGACGCGTGGCGGCGTCGCGCGCTGCAGAATCATCGGATTGCTCAAGGCTACTTTTTCAGCGAGGTTCCCAAGCTGAAACATCGATTGGTGCGGCTGGATATCATTATCGAAGGAGACCCGTTTTCAACCGAAACAGCATCGCTTGTGTTGAATCTAGAACGCTTCCTCAACCAGCTTGCCGAAGATCCCGAGTCGACTTGGCATGGCTCGAAAGTCCTGCTGGCGGGTACCACGCCGTCAATTATCGATCTTCGCCAAGTGACGCTTTCAGATAACCGGCGGATCAAGATTGCCGTGGTCGTAGCGGTCTTTTTGGTCTTGGTCGTCGTGCTGCGACGTATCGGATTGTCGCTGTATTTGATCGTCACGGTGCTGATTAGCTACTACGCGACGCTGGGGCTGACGATTCTGTTTTTCCGTGCGGCCTATGGCACGGATTACGTTGGGTTGGATTGGAAGCTGCCGTTGTTCTTGTTCGTGATTTTGGTCGCAGTCGGGCAGGACTATAACGTGTACCTGGTGACGCGAGTGTTAGAAGAACAGCAGCGGTTGGGGTGGCTAGCCGCACTGCGACGCGCTGTTTCTCGCACCGGAGGTATCATCACCGCGTGTGGGTTGGTGATGGCAGCGACGTTTTTCAGCATGACCGCGTCGGTATGGTTTCCACCGATCGCGACCTTCTTTGGGTTTCCAAGTGAAACGGGAGCGGCGCTGCGAGGCATTGTCGAACTCGGGTTCGCGCTCGGTTTGGGGGTGCTGATCGACACGTTCTACGTCCGGACGATCCTGGTACCGAGCTTCATTGCAATCGTCGGAAAGCGTGCCGCAGCAAATCCTTGA
- a CDS encoding secretin N-terminal domain-containing protein, translating into MPMVIAANPDELKATVGEDGRVAFQFRNQPWVELVQWLAEISNQPLDWLELPGDRVNLSSPGRYTVAETRDLFNRYLLARGYAILELDGGLTVAKTETINPAIVPRVTTEELQDLLPHSFVRVSLDVQWLSAEKLAEELKPMISSNGRITSLSTTNRIEVMDAAINVQQVARLLSEESNNASREALAPEFKLRYLPAEEAKRMLEQFLGVEKKSEAPMSPQQMQMMQQMRQQNGGKPPTPEKKVEISIVANTRQNSVIIRAPNDRVVIAGEFIKRIDVPSSSLASLSDVQSRVEVFRLASIDPEKLVEIIGEMNVLEPATRIRVDKENGALIVSGSAADRFIIQSLIERLDGSGRNFHVLQLRRLDAGEVAESITFLMGKKKDDDSSRSRSRYSYYGYGFGQSEEDKKPKDEFRVAANNRYRQVLLWANELEMEEVRSLLIKLGELPPPGGSDRMLRVIDASASPETFEYLRRLQKQWSQLSPNPLELPTEDQFRNSQEQDSDESSDEQSDPTKEQPETDAESDNVAADRNPFASDSMTLVQAPTRPESNPPVVRSRAEFDRMFPDADEAKKESGNGKPPQPIRIEFDKSGNLVLMSPDTKALDQLENLMLQIAPPKRPYQVFKIKHSSAYWMRLNLEDYFADDEDTEDESDSFFRWYWGGDDSDKKEEPTGLGKGAKLKFVDDVDTNTLVVSGATAEQLRTIEELIELWDVEEPANKRKSRYTKLVSIKYGKADRIAETVKEAYRDLLSSNDKTFQGGKGQPGGRGGENGDKQKASKSLDGGGSGLVETEGGQDGGGADFSFKGKLSMGVDLVGNTLIVSAEGEPLLNLVCEMIDKLDQAAKPSGEVQVVKLSGDLSTESVQNALRAFGVQQEKRERRGQPNGAAVNE; encoded by the coding sequence ATGCCCATGGTCATCGCGGCGAATCCCGATGAGTTGAAGGCGACGGTCGGCGAAGACGGTCGCGTCGCCTTTCAATTTCGCAATCAACCGTGGGTCGAACTGGTTCAGTGGCTCGCTGAAATTTCGAACCAGCCCTTGGATTGGCTCGAACTTCCCGGCGACCGCGTCAATCTTTCATCGCCGGGACGCTACACCGTCGCCGAGACACGCGATCTTTTCAATCGCTATCTACTTGCGCGTGGTTACGCGATCCTAGAACTCGACGGCGGGTTGACGGTGGCCAAAACCGAAACGATCAATCCCGCCATCGTGCCTCGCGTTACGACCGAGGAACTCCAAGATCTGCTGCCTCACTCCTTTGTCCGTGTCTCGTTGGATGTGCAGTGGTTGTCGGCTGAAAAGTTGGCCGAAGAGTTGAAGCCGATGATTAGTTCCAATGGTCGCATCACGTCATTGTCAACGACCAATCGGATCGAGGTGATGGATGCCGCGATCAATGTGCAACAGGTCGCTCGGTTGCTTAGCGAAGAGTCCAATAATGCAAGTCGCGAAGCGCTCGCACCAGAGTTCAAGCTGCGATACTTGCCCGCCGAAGAAGCGAAACGGATGCTTGAGCAATTTCTCGGCGTCGAAAAGAAAAGCGAAGCGCCGATGTCACCCCAGCAAATGCAGATGATGCAGCAAATGCGTCAACAAAACGGCGGCAAACCTCCGACCCCGGAAAAGAAGGTCGAGATTTCGATTGTCGCCAACACACGACAAAACTCGGTGATCATTCGGGCACCAAATGATCGAGTTGTCATCGCCGGCGAATTCATCAAACGGATCGATGTGCCAAGCAGTTCGCTGGCGTCACTGTCGGATGTGCAGTCACGAGTCGAAGTGTTCCGTTTAGCGTCGATTGATCCGGAAAAATTGGTCGAGATCATTGGCGAAATGAATGTGCTCGAGCCTGCGACCCGTATCCGGGTGGATAAGGAAAACGGAGCGCTGATCGTTTCGGGATCGGCGGCCGATCGTTTCATTATCCAATCACTGATCGAGCGGTTGGACGGAAGTGGCCGAAATTTTCACGTCCTACAACTACGCCGTCTCGATGCGGGCGAAGTTGCCGAGTCGATTACTTTCTTGATGGGCAAAAAGAAGGACGACGATTCGAGTCGTTCCCGAAGCCGTTATTCCTATTACGGATACGGCTTCGGCCAATCTGAAGAAGACAAGAAACCGAAAGACGAATTCCGTGTCGCGGCCAACAATCGTTACCGGCAAGTCTTGTTGTGGGCCAATGAACTTGAAATGGAAGAGGTGCGGTCGCTGTTGATCAAGCTGGGCGAATTACCGCCGCCCGGTGGTAGCGACCGCATGCTTCGCGTGATCGATGCGTCGGCAAGTCCCGAAACCTTCGAGTACCTTCGCCGCTTGCAAAAACAATGGAGCCAACTTTCACCAAATCCGCTGGAACTGCCGACCGAAGACCAATTTAGAAACTCGCAAGAGCAAGACTCGGATGAGTCAAGCGACGAGCAGTCCGATCCGACAAAAGAACAGCCAGAGACCGACGCAGAGTCCGATAACGTGGCTGCCGATCGCAATCCATTTGCATCCGATTCGATGACCTTGGTGCAGGCGCCCACACGTCCTGAATCCAATCCGCCAGTGGTGCGGTCGCGAGCCGAATTTGATCGCATGTTCCCTGATGCCGACGAAGCGAAAAAGGAAAGCGGCAACGGAAAACCACCGCAGCCGATTCGCATCGAATTCGACAAGTCAGGGAATCTCGTGTTGATGAGCCCCGATACCAAGGCGCTCGATCAGCTCGAGAACTTGATGTTGCAAATTGCACCTCCAAAACGCCCCTACCAAGTGTTCAAAATCAAACACAGCAGTGCGTATTGGATGCGATTGAACCTGGAGGATTATTTCGCCGACGATGAAGACACCGAAGACGAAAGCGATTCGTTCTTTCGTTGGTATTGGGGAGGTGACGATAGCGACAAGAAAGAAGAACCGACCGGACTTGGCAAAGGTGCAAAGTTAAAGTTTGTAGATGATGTGGATACCAACACGCTTGTCGTCAGCGGCGCCACCGCGGAACAACTGCGCACCATCGAAGAGTTGATCGAATTGTGGGATGTCGAAGAACCGGCGAACAAACGCAAATCCCGCTACACCAAATTGGTCTCGATCAAATACGGCAAGGCCGACCGCATCGCCGAAACGGTCAAGGAAGCTTATCGCGATTTGCTCAGCAGCAATGACAAAACGTTCCAAGGCGGCAAGGGCCAACCAGGCGGCCGCGGTGGTGAGAACGGTGACAAACAGAAAGCCTCTAAGAGTCTCGACGGGGGTGGCAGTGGGCTCGTCGAAACCGAAGGCGGGCAAGACGGGGGTGGCGCCGATTTCTCGTTCAAAGGCAAATTGTCGATGGGAGTCGACTTGGTCGGCAACACGTTGATCGTCAGTGCCGAGGGGGAACCGCTGCTGAATCTGGTCTGTGAAATGATTGACAAACTTGACCAGGCGGCCAAACCCAGTGGCGAGGTGCAAGTGGTCAAGCTTTCGGGCGACCTTAGCACCGAATCGGTGCAAAATGCCCTGCGTGCCTTCGGGGTTCAGCAGGAAAAACGAGAGCGTCGCGGCCAACCCAACGGTGCGGCCGTGAATGAGTGA
- a CDS encoding cytochrome c family protein: METLTMLVRWIVLTTLCVLMSSTTFATTPSASAGAAVQPASPASPHLVVGNQACVKCHAAEIEVWRATPHAKTFDELHRRPEAKQIAAKLGLTSIKNEGRCVACHYTQQTDSATNHTHVIAGVSCESCHGPAKNWIDFHQDYGGEGITRLTETEAHRKERIANSIHAGMRNPENVYLVAQSCLRCHTAADEQLVNVGGHSVGSLDFEFVSWSQGLVRHNFVRTDGKTNDVSSPERLRVMFVAGMIAELEAGLRATAVATEKATYGITAAKRTARAAARLKSVAAKVNVPVLDEILSEFASVKLKLNNSDELTRAADRIARLGFAFADQANPVELAPMDAFIPAANRWK, encoded by the coding sequence ATGGAGACTTTGACGATGCTCGTTCGCTGGATTGTATTGACGACCCTTTGTGTTTTGATGTCGTCAACCACCTTTGCCACCACTCCTTCGGCATCCGCGGGAGCTGCGGTCCAGCCCGCAAGTCCAGCGTCGCCTCATTTGGTGGTCGGCAATCAGGCATGTGTCAAATGTCACGCGGCTGAAATCGAAGTCTGGCGAGCAACACCGCACGCCAAAACCTTTGACGAACTGCACCGTCGACCCGAAGCCAAGCAGATCGCTGCCAAGCTCGGTTTGACCTCGATCAAAAACGAAGGCCGCTGCGTTGCGTGTCACTACACCCAGCAAACCGACTCGGCCACCAATCATACTCATGTGATCGCCGGAGTCTCTTGCGAATCGTGCCACGGCCCCGCCAAGAATTGGATCGATTTTCACCAGGATTATGGTGGTGAAGGGATCACGCGGTTGACCGAAACCGAAGCCCATCGCAAAGAGCGAATCGCCAACAGCATCCATGCTGGAATGCGTAACCCCGAGAATGTCTATTTAGTCGCACAAAGTTGCTTGCGTTGCCACACGGCCGCGGATGAGCAATTGGTCAACGTCGGCGGTCATTCGGTCGGAAGCCTCGATTTTGAATTCGTGTCCTGGAGCCAAGGACTCGTTCGCCACAACTTTGTCCGTACGGACGGCAAGACCAACGATGTCAGCAGTCCCGAGCGATTGAGGGTGATGTTTGTCGCTGGCATGATTGCCGAGTTGGAAGCTGGACTGCGAGCGACCGCGGTCGCGACCGAAAAGGCAACTTATGGCATCACAGCGGCAAAGCGAACGGCCCGTGCCGCTGCCAGACTGAAAAGCGTAGCGGCCAAGGTCAACGTGCCCGTCTTGGACGAAATCCTCAGCGAATTCGCCAGCGTAAAGTTAAAATTGAACAACTCGGATGAATTGACACGGGCCGCAGACCGCATCGCTCGGCTCGGCTTTGCTTTTGCCGACCAGGCCAATCCTGTGGAATTAGCCCCCATGGATGCCTTCATTCCGGCTGCAAATCGATGGAAATGA